From Sphingomonas nostoxanthinifaciens, a single genomic window includes:
- the hpnA gene encoding hopanoid-associated sugar epimerase, which yields MVESKGLVLVTGVSGFVGSAVARAFVDAGYAVRGMARGGSDRTNLADFPGEVVTGDMMDKASVVAALRGTDYLAHVAADYRLWARDPEEIVRHNRFGTKTVMDAALTAGTRRIVYTSSVATIKPMKVAPADEERPLPEDQAIGAYKRSKVVAERLVERMVGEQGLPAIIVNPSTPIGPRDVKPTPTGRMLIEAAKGKLPAFVDTGLNFVHVDDVARGHVLALERGLAGRRYILGGDDVTLGAFLAEVARQVGRKPPRVKLPILPLIPLAFGAERVARITGREPMLTRDALKMARRHMFFSSARAKAELGYASRPWSEGVTDALAWFRSAGMLG from the coding sequence ATGGTCGAATCAAAGGGATTGGTGCTGGTGACCGGCGTGTCCGGCTTCGTCGGGTCGGCGGTGGCGCGCGCCTTCGTCGATGCGGGTTACGCCGTGCGCGGGATGGCGCGTGGCGGCAGCGATCGCACGAATCTGGCGGATTTCCCCGGCGAAGTCGTGACCGGGGACATGATGGACAAAGCCAGCGTCGTCGCGGCGCTGCGCGGCACCGATTATCTTGCGCACGTCGCCGCCGACTATCGCCTGTGGGCGCGCGATCCCGAGGAGATCGTGCGCCACAACCGCTTCGGCACCAAGACGGTGATGGACGCGGCGCTGACCGCCGGCACCAGGCGCATCGTCTACACCAGCAGCGTCGCCACGATAAAGCCGATGAAGGTCGCGCCGGCCGACGAGGAAAGGCCGCTGCCCGAGGATCAGGCGATCGGCGCCTACAAGCGCAGCAAGGTGGTCGCCGAGCGGCTGGTGGAGCGGATGGTCGGCGAGCAGGGGCTGCCGGCGATCATCGTCAACCCCTCGACCCCGATCGGCCCGCGCGACGTGAAGCCGACGCCGACCGGACGGATGCTGATCGAGGCGGCAAAGGGCAAGCTGCCCGCATTCGTCGATACCGGGCTCAACTTCGTCCATGTCGACGATGTCGCGCGTGGGCACGTGCTGGCGCTGGAGCGCGGGCTGGCGGGGCGACGCTACATCCTGGGCGGCGACGACGTGACGCTGGGCGCGTTCCTGGCCGAAGTGGCGCGGCAGGTCGGGCGCAAGCCGCCGCGCGTGAAGCTGCCGATCCTGCCGCTGATCCCGCTCGCCTTCGGTGCCGAGCGGGTCGCGCGGATCACCGGGCGCGAGCCGATGCTGACGCGCGACGCGCTGAAGATGGCGCGCCGCCATATGTTCTTCAGCTCCGCCCGCGCGAAGGCCGAGCTCGGCTATGCGTCGCGGCCGTGGAGCGAGGGCGTGACCGATGCGCTCGCCTGGTTCCGTTCGGCCGGGATGCTGGGATGA
- the hpnJ gene encoding hopanoid biosynthesis associated radical SAM protein HpnJ, with protein MLRTLFLQAPSFDGYDGGAGARYQMKREVKSFWYPTWLAQPAAMVEGSRLIDAPAHDQGWDDIAHEVDGKELVVLHTSTPSFGQDIRTAALIKQRNPKALVGFVGAKVAVEPDKSLAASPDIDFVAREEYDFTILEVAQGKPLAEVDGITWRAPDGNFVTNKNRAMIEDMDVLPMVSPVYKRDLTIEKYFGGYLRHPYVSFYTGRGCKSRCTFCLWPQTIGGHNYRFRSIPKVIEEVQYILREMPQVKEIFFDDDTLTDVHDRVEDLARALGELGFGKPGFKVSWSCNAKANVPRKTLEVLKANGLRLLLVGYESGNQKILHNIKKGLLVDVARQFTKDCHELGIVIHGTFILGLPGETLETIEETIEFAKEINPYTIQVSLAAPYPGTFLYKQAIENNWFDGSDHLLTDGGTQIAQLSYPHLPASVIFDKVEEMYKRFYFRPRKIGSIVGEMVRDFDMMKRRLREGVEFFNFLRNRKEAA; from the coding sequence ATGCTGCGTACCCTCTTCCTCCAGGCTCCTTCGTTCGACGGCTATGACGGCGGCGCCGGCGCGCGCTACCAGATGAAGCGCGAGGTGAAGTCGTTCTGGTATCCGACCTGGCTCGCCCAGCCCGCAGCGATGGTGGAAGGCTCGCGCCTGATCGACGCGCCCGCGCACGACCAGGGCTGGGATGACATCGCGCACGAGGTGGACGGCAAGGAACTCGTCGTCCTCCACACCTCCACGCCCAGCTTCGGGCAGGACATCCGCACCGCCGCGCTCATCAAGCAGCGCAATCCCAAGGCGTTGGTCGGTTTCGTCGGCGCCAAGGTCGCGGTCGAGCCGGACAAGAGCCTTGCCGCCAGCCCCGACATCGATTTCGTCGCGCGCGAGGAATATGATTTCACCATCCTCGAGGTGGCGCAGGGCAAGCCGCTCGCCGAGGTGGACGGCATCACGTGGCGCGCGCCCGACGGCAATTTCGTCACCAACAAGAACCGCGCGATGATCGAGGACATGGACGTCCTCCCGATGGTCTCGCCGGTCTACAAGCGCGACCTGACGATCGAGAAATATTTCGGCGGCTATCTGCGCCACCCTTATGTCAGCTTCTACACCGGTCGCGGCTGCAAGAGCCGCTGCACCTTCTGCCTGTGGCCGCAGACGATCGGCGGGCACAATTACCGCTTCCGCTCGATCCCCAAGGTGATCGAGGAGGTGCAGTACATCCTGCGCGAGATGCCGCAGGTGAAGGAAATCTTCTTCGACGACGACACGCTGACCGACGTGCACGATCGCGTCGAGGATCTGGCGCGCGCGCTGGGCGAACTCGGCTTCGGCAAGCCGGGCTTCAAGGTGTCGTGGAGCTGCAACGCCAAGGCCAACGTACCGAGGAAGACGCTGGAGGTGCTGAAGGCCAACGGCCTGCGCCTGCTGCTTGTCGGCTATGAGAGCGGCAACCAGAAGATCCTGCACAACATCAAGAAGGGCCTTCTTGTCGACGTCGCGCGGCAGTTCACCAAGGACTGCCACGAGCTCGGCATCGTGATCCACGGCACCTTCATCCTCGGCCTGCCGGGCGAGACGCTGGAGACGATCGAGGAGACGATCGAATTCGCCAAGGAGATCAACCCCTACACCATCCAGGTGTCGCTGGCGGCGCCCTATCCCGGCACGTTCCTCTACAAGCAGGCGATCGAGAATAACTGGTTCGACGGCAGCGACCATCTGCTGACCGACGGCGGCACTCAGATCGCTCAATTGTCCTACCCGCATCTGCCGGCGAGCGTAATCTTCGACAAGGTCGAGGAGATGTACAAGCGCTTCTACTTCCGCCCGCGCAAGATCGGCTCGATCGTCGGCGAGATGGTGCGCGACTTCGACATGATGAAGCGCCGCCTGCGCGAGGGCGTCGAGTTCTTCAACTTCCTGCGCAACCGCAAAGAGGCGGCATAG
- a CDS encoding ferritin-like domain-containing protein, giving the protein MNDMRRIAPDPDGAPRPIKLGSPEHKMLFCHMLLDTHDAYKPALIDWPPLEPETQARIASLPIWDMAVQTEGRTGLFVKTFGESLSDPLLKRAVEMDAFEEQRHKIVLHDMVTSYGIKLEEEPPYVRPKDPEWAFMRSGYSECIDSFFGFGLFKVAKDTGFFPDELIDTFEPVMREEGRHILFFVNWVAWWRRNMPWWRRPYFEAKVIVVWLFLIWERIDMAKGMGDNSKAQENNFTLNGSKELGVEISFGELARICLAENDRRLAVYDQRLIRPRFVPGAIRLVLRFLGNPKPVTS; this is encoded by the coding sequence ATGAATGACATGAGGCGGATCGCACCCGATCCCGATGGCGCGCCGCGCCCGATCAAGCTGGGCAGCCCGGAGCACAAGATGCTCTTCTGCCACATGCTGCTCGACACGCACGACGCCTACAAGCCCGCGCTGATCGACTGGCCTCCGCTGGAGCCCGAGACGCAGGCGCGGATCGCCTCGTTACCAATCTGGGATATGGCGGTGCAGACCGAGGGGCGTACCGGCCTGTTCGTGAAGACGTTCGGCGAATCCCTCAGCGATCCCCTGCTCAAGCGCGCCGTCGAGATGGATGCGTTCGAGGAGCAGCGTCACAAGATCGTGCTGCACGACATGGTGACCTCCTACGGCATCAAGCTGGAGGAGGAACCGCCTTACGTGCGCCCCAAGGATCCCGAATGGGCGTTCATGCGATCCGGCTATTCGGAGTGCATCGACAGCTTCTTCGGCTTCGGCCTGTTCAAGGTCGCCAAGGATACCGGCTTCTTCCCCGACGAATTGATCGACACGTTCGAGCCGGTGATGCGCGAGGAAGGCCGCCACATCCTGTTCTTCGTCAACTGGGTGGCGTGGTGGCGCCGTAACATGCCGTGGTGGCGCCGGCCTTATTTCGAGGCCAAGGTCATCGTCGTGTGGCTGTTCCTGATCTGGGAACGGATCGATATGGCCAAGGGCATGGGCGACAACAGCAAGGCGCAAGAGAACAATTTCACGCTCAATGGCTCGAAGGAACTGGGCGTCGAGATATCGTTCGGTGAGCTGGCGCGCATCTGCCTCGCCGAGAATGACCGCCGGCTGGCGGTTTATGACCAACGGCTGATCCGACCGCGCTTCGTGCCCGGTGCGATCCGGCTCGTGCTGCGCTTTCTGGGTAACCCCAAGCCTGTGACGTCATGA
- the hpnK gene encoding hopanoid biosynthesis-associated protein HpnK has protein sequence MRNLIVTADDFGADLAVNEAVEQAHRHGILTAASLMVSGAACGDAVARAKRLPSLGVGLHLVLVDGTPVLPAAQVPDLVDQAGRFRDNMATAGMRFFFSPCVRKQLRAEIEAQFAAFAATGLPLDHVNAHKHFHLHPTIGALIVETGRRYGLAAVRAPVEPRAIIDAIEPTPHGLAERVATPWAKATRARMARSGLVVPDQVFGLAWSGAMTAGRVRALIARLPEGLSELYVHPATADQFIGHAAGYRYRDEFAALTDAGVRAEVANRGVRLGRFADFVDVRRAA, from the coding sequence GTGCGTAACCTCATCGTCACCGCCGACGATTTCGGTGCCGACCTTGCCGTCAACGAGGCGGTCGAGCAGGCGCATCGCCACGGCATCCTGACCGCCGCCAGCCTGATGGTATCGGGCGCGGCATGCGGCGACGCGGTCGCGCGGGCGAAGCGCCTGCCGTCGCTCGGCGTCGGGCTGCATCTCGTGCTGGTCGACGGCACGCCGGTGCTGCCGGCTGCTCAGGTGCCCGATCTGGTCGACCAGGCCGGCCGCTTCCGCGACAATATGGCGACCGCGGGGATGCGCTTCTTCTTCAGCCCCTGCGTCCGCAAGCAGTTGCGTGCCGAGATCGAGGCGCAGTTCGCCGCCTTCGCCGCGACCGGGCTGCCGCTCGATCACGTCAACGCCCACAAGCATTTCCACCTCCACCCCACGATCGGGGCGCTGATCGTCGAGACCGGCCGCCGCTACGGGCTGGCCGCGGTGCGCGCGCCGGTCGAGCCGCGCGCGATCATCGACGCGATCGAGCCGACCCCGCACGGGCTGGCCGAGCGGGTCGCGACGCCATGGGCCAAGGCGACGCGCGCGCGCATGGCGCGATCCGGCCTGGTCGTCCCCGATCAGGTGTTCGGCCTCGCGTGGAGCGGCGCGATGACCGCCGGGCGGGTCCGTGCGCTGATTGCGCGCCTGCCCGAGGGCCTGAGCGAGCTCTACGTCCATCCTGCCACCGCCGACCAGTTCATCGGCCATGCCGCGGGCTACCGCTATCGCGACGAGTTCGCCGCCCTCACCGATGCGGGTGTGCGGGCCGAGGTCGCCAACCGGGGCGTCCGCCTCGGGCGCTTCGCCGATTTCGTTGACGTACGGAGGGCCGCATGA
- a CDS encoding glycosyltransferase, whose product MTIAAGLSLAIWLYLVLGHARFWRADQTDTAPIVAPAAWPAVLAVVPARDEAPVIGRAVASLLAQDYPGALTVVLVDDGSRDGTADFAREAAAGDPRLQIVAGSAPPAGWTGKLWALENGLRQSSKGAPWLWFSDADIAHAPDTLRMLVARGENEGLALHSSMALLETGGFAERALIPAFVFFFQMLYPFARVNDPADRMAAAAGGCMLIRRSALKGAGGLATIASAIIDDCAMGVAMKGQGPVRLALTHRSRSIRPYGGWGAIGAMIARSAYAQLRYSRALLVGTLLGLALVYLVPPAAALFGHGLARAFGLGAWGLMTVAFQPMLHFYRRSPLWGVALPAIALFYSGATFASAWAHWRGRGGMWKGRAQAQLGA is encoded by the coding sequence ATGACGATCGCGGCGGGCCTGTCGCTCGCAATCTGGCTGTATCTCGTGCTCGGCCACGCGCGTTTCTGGCGCGCCGACCAGACCGACACGGCGCCGATCGTCGCTCCGGCCGCATGGCCGGCGGTGCTCGCGGTCGTGCCGGCGCGCGACGAGGCGCCGGTGATCGGCCGCGCAGTCGCCTCGCTGCTGGCGCAGGATTATCCCGGCGCGCTGACGGTAGTGCTGGTCGATGACGGCAGCCGCGACGGCACCGCCGATTTCGCGCGCGAGGCGGCGGCGGGCGACCCGCGGCTGCAGATCGTCGCCGGCTCCGCGCCGCCCGCCGGCTGGACCGGCAAATTGTGGGCACTCGAAAACGGCCTGCGCCAGTCGAGCAAGGGTGCGCCGTGGCTGTGGTTCAGCGACGCCGATATCGCGCATGCCCCCGATACGCTGCGCATGCTGGTGGCGCGCGGCGAGAATGAGGGGCTCGCGCTTCACTCGTCGATGGCGCTGCTGGAGACGGGCGGGTTCGCCGAGCGCGCGCTGATCCCGGCCTTCGTCTTCTTCTTCCAGATGCTCTACCCGTTCGCGCGGGTGAACGATCCGGCCGACCGCATGGCGGCGGCGGCGGGCGGGTGCATGCTGATCCGGCGCAGCGCACTCAAGGGCGCGGGCGGCCTCGCCACGATCGCCAGCGCGATCATCGACGATTGCGCGATGGGCGTCGCGATGAAGGGGCAGGGGCCGGTGCGGCTGGCGCTCACCCACCGCTCGCGCAGCATCCGACCCTATGGCGGCTGGGGCGCGATCGGCGCGATGATCGCGCGTTCGGCCTATGCTCAGTTGCGTTACTCGCGCGCCTTGCTGGTCGGCACATTGCTCGGGCTGGCCTTGGTCTATCTCGTTCCTCCGGCGGCGGCGCTGTTCGGCCACGGGCTTGCGCGTGCGTTCGGCTTGGGCGCATGGGGCCTGATGACCGTCGCGTTCCAGCCGATGCTGCATTTCTATCGCCGTTCGCCGCTGTGGGGCGTGGCGCTGCCCGCGATCGCGCTGTTCTATAGCGGCGCCACCTTCGCGAGCGCGTGGGCGCATTGGCGCGGGCGCGGCGGCATGTGGAAGGGGCGCGCGCAGGCGCAGCTCGGGGCATGA
- the hpnI gene encoding bacteriohopanetetrol glucosamine biosynthesis glycosyltransferase HpnI: MSLIALPFLLLSAIGTVYTIVAAATVARFGRLPAAAPAAPEPVTLLKPLYGAEPRLADNLATFLRQRWTAPVEMVAGVQRLDDPAVAVARRLDGDVRIVIDDTAHGANAKVSNLVNMMPFTTTDLLVLSDSDMSVGPDYLATLAATLAQPGVGAVTCVYRGRGDAGFWSVLSAAAVSYQFLPSVLVGLRFGLADPCMGSTIALRRDTLARIGGFESLRDVLADDYQIGVGVRALGLRVAVPPMVVTHSCDEPSLRALAAHELRWTATIRGIDPIGHIGQIATHPLAFALLALPFAPLGGAIALIAGLAARLALVTRVDRLVGTSSAPRRLILLRDCLSFALFVASFFARSVEWRGLRLRIGNEGRIAPEPEN, encoded by the coding sequence ATGAGCCTCATCGCGCTCCCCTTCCTTTTGCTGTCCGCGATCGGCACGGTCTACACGATCGTCGCTGCCGCCACGGTGGCGCGCTTCGGCCGCCTGCCCGCGGCAGCGCCTGCCGCGCCGGAGCCGGTGACGCTGCTGAAGCCGCTTTATGGCGCCGAGCCGCGGCTGGCGGACAATCTCGCGACCTTCCTGCGCCAGCGCTGGACGGCGCCGGTCGAGATGGTGGCAGGCGTCCAGCGCCTCGACGATCCGGCGGTCGCCGTCGCGCGTCGGCTCGACGGCGACGTCCGGATCGTGATCGACGACACCGCCCACGGTGCCAACGCCAAAGTCTCGAACCTCGTCAACATGATGCCGTTCACGACCACCGACCTGCTGGTGCTGAGCGACAGCGACATGAGCGTCGGCCCCGATTACCTCGCCACCCTCGCCGCGACGCTGGCGCAGCCGGGCGTGGGCGCCGTCACCTGCGTCTATCGCGGGCGCGGCGATGCGGGCTTCTGGTCGGTGCTGAGTGCCGCGGCGGTGAGCTACCAGTTTCTGCCCTCGGTGCTGGTCGGGCTGCGCTTCGGCCTCGCCGATCCGTGCATGGGATCGACCATCGCGCTGCGCCGCGACACGTTGGCGCGGATCGGTGGATTCGAGAGCCTGCGCGACGTGCTGGCCGACGATTACCAGATCGGCGTCGGCGTGCGCGCGCTCGGGCTGCGGGTCGCGGTGCCGCCGATGGTGGTGACGCACAGCTGCGACGAACCGAGCCTGCGCGCGCTGGCTGCCCACGAATTGCGCTGGACCGCCACGATCCGCGGCATCGACCCGATCGGCCATATCGGCCAGATCGCGACTCACCCGCTGGCGTTCGCGCTGCTGGCCCTGCCGTTTGCGCCGCTTGGCGGGGCGATCGCATTGATCGCCGGGCTGGCCGCGCGGCTGGCCCTCGTCACCCGCGTCGATCGGCTCGTCGGCACGTCCAGCGCCCCGCGACGTCTGATTTTGTTGCGCGATTGCCTCTCCTTCGCCCTGTTCGTCGCATCCTTCTTCGCGCGATCGGTTGAATGGCGTGGGCTAAGGCTTAGAATAGGGAATGAAGGGCGCATCGCGCCCGAACCGGAGAATTGA